The Theobroma cacao cultivar B97-61/B2 chromosome 1, Criollo_cocoa_genome_V2, whole genome shotgun sequence genome contains the following window.
TCATATATAAAGCACCACCTCTGCGGCAGCTGCACAGCCTATTAATGCTCTAGAAACTTGGAAGGTTTTGATATCTTCCTTTCTATTTAAGAAATAGTACTAAGAAGATTGCACCTCCCAGCATTTACAGTTCCACAGGACTTACCTAATAATCAAGGCATAACTCTGACTCAAATCTTTCCGAAGCCTAACAAAGACAACAATCTTGACTGCCAGACTTGAGTAATAATTTTTCGGGTTGCTATCAAAACCCCGAAGCTGTCAGCTGTTGTATAAACACCAACCCTGTCTTATAAGGCGATTTCTTTTCCCATTCaatcaatttatattaaaaatcttTGTTCTGAGTGATCATCTTGCATGTGGCAAACTCCCTTCTTTCTACGTCCCTCCAATGGTTCATGAATGGCAAGATATGTATGTGACTAAATGTGTTCATTTTCACATCTTCATAGACCAGCAAAACGCAGAGACAAGAAACGCGAGTTACAGAATGAGACAAACTCAAATCTGATAAAATCGGAGCTTGAGTATTGAGAACACCAAGTTCATTTGATAATGTCTTAAGAATCTTATCCATTTGAACTAGTGTGTACCCATTTTCCACCTATGAAACTATTTTGCACACCTTTAGCCACACAACCAGAGGCATTCTCTTTCTCAAGAAAAATGCAAATTTTGGTCTTGTCCTGTAGTTCTTAGATTATACCCATACAGGGTCACTTcagaagaaaataataataactgttaaaaatttaccaCTGCCTGCCAAGCTGGCATTAACCTCATAAATAGTACTCTTGTATATCTTCATGGTTAAACCAAAGCCCCAGGATTGCAAGGAACCTTATCCCCTTCTCGAAAGTTGAATTTCATCTTCCTTTTCTATACTTTACTGGTTTCTTCAGCTCATTCACCAGTAACCACGACAGGTTTTAGATGTGAGGGGGGGTGTTTGACGCATTtcggagaaaaaaaaagggctaGGGTATGAGGAAAATCTCAAGGTTATGCAAACAGAGCGAGACGATGCCGGTGCCCCCACTTCCCAACATCACATGTCAATCTGTTCATAGTAACTGAATAGGTGTTCACGGACAGGTGCTTACCCCTATCCCATATGATCCTTGTGACGCAAAAATTCAATTGGTGGTAGACCCCAATTATTGGAGACAGTTGATACGCAACCTGTGTTGGTAAAGAttgctaattttctttcacagtgctaattttctttcacaGCATGATGGAAACTTTTCCCCTAAGAAGAAAAATGCATAAATCTATTGAACTGAAATGGTAATAAACATGAAACTGACAGAAAGAGATGATTCGACAAATGAAATTTACAGGATACCTACTGATTTAAATCTTGGATATGGACCATGAAGCAGAAAATGATGCGCtaattaagataaatatcAGCTATATGCCgcctatatatataaagtttaaTACTTTGCATATAGAAAGATTTCAAAAGAGAAGACAATGAGGCCCCAAGCAAGTTCTAAAATTCTGCACTTCGATTAACGCTCTACCTGTATCGTAACATGACTGATATTATACTCCCTTCTGATGTACTCTATTACATTGTCTAAAACCATGTCTGCATCTGCTTCTGGCCTGATTTTAACATGGCAAGCCAACAGGACCTTCCCCACAGTAATGGCCCATATATGCAGCTCGTGAATGGCCACCACATTCCCCATCTCCAACAGCCCCCTTTCCAGCTTTGTTGCATCAATCTCTCTTGGTGTACTCTCCATCAGCACTTCAAGTATGCTCCGCAACATTTTTATCGTAGTCCCCAAAACAACAACCGAAAATACTAGTGTGCAAATCAGATCAACTATTTTCCATTTGGGCTTATACCATATGATTGCACCCCCAATCATCACTCCAATACTTTGAATAGAATCCCCCAGTACATGAAGATAAGCACCCTGGACATTTATATTCCTTCCTTTTGGTTTATTGAGCAGCGGCTCTGACTGATCTTCATGAGCATGGTGGTGCTCATTTGTGGTATGCTCTGCATCGTCACTTTGAAGGTGGTGCTCAGTCTTGGAGTGCTCCTCatgatgatggtggtggtgTTCTCCTGTGGAGTGTCCCTCATGATGATGGTGTGTGGTAATGCTCACTCCATGACTGTGACCAATACCATGACCGTGATCACCGTGGCTATGGCCATGGTCATGGCCCAATAAGAGAGCCATGATGATATTAACCACTAGTCCGAAAGTAGCAACAAGGAACATTAGAAACCCATTCACCTCACCTGTGTTATTAATGAGTCTAACAATGGCTTCATATACTAAAATTCCTGCAAGCAACCATATCATCTGGATGGAGACTAAGGCCCCGAGAATCTCAATCCTAAAAAATCCATAAGATTGACGGGGAGTGGCTTCCCAGCCAGCAGCCCATAATGAGAACAAGGAGATGGCAAAAGCTGCAACATCTGACAGCAAATGTGCTGCATCAGTTAATATAGCTAGACTATTGGCTTTGATGCCACCTACTACTTCTACACTCATGAAGATGATGCAAAGTGCCACCGCAATGAAGAGCTTGCGCATGGATGCTGATCGCTCTTCAGCATCTTTAGAGTTAGTACCAGCATCCGAAAATCCACAAGTTGTTTCCCCACAAATCTTACTCCCTCCAACACTCCTTTCCTCATCAGCAGCATCCACGCTTATTTCAACAAATTGCCTGTGCTGAGGATTTTGCAAATCCATCTGAAAATTGATGGCAATTATAAAAGTATTATCAATACCATAACCACAACTTTTCTAAATGAGACATGTAATCATGTAGAACCAGAAAACATCTCTGCAACTAACTTTATGGCAACATACTCTTATTTAAGCCCCAAAAGTTTTGTCTTTTGTTTGGGAAAACACTATGAGAATCAACATCTTACACAAGTTCACAATTTTATGCATCACAAAGGGTAAAAGAACCTGATCTACTTATTTATTGTTTCTAATTCTTTGATAACTAACAATAAAGAATTAGAGGGGTAAAAAGCATTAAAGCATATAACAACACAAACATCAGCAATAGATAACTTTTGAGAGTCACATAATCACCAAGACTAATAAATACTTCAAGAACTTTCTTAAAgcaaaatgaaattttaaacaaatggCCTCCTTTCTTCATTTGTATAATATATCAGCATTGACACTTCAGTACAGTACTGACCACTAGAGAACTGTGCTCATCCAAAAAGCCTTGGGAAATTATACCGTAAATGCAGGAAAGAGGCAAATGCACATGATGTCTTTGAAACAGAGCATTATTTACACTAACCAGGCACAAGCAGTAGGCTTAAGACACAGCAGGTGGTGTTAACTGTTGAGTGCATAAACTTAAATTATGCAATGAAGAAAGCATTAGCAAAATAAACTTGTGATGTTGTGCTTGTTTCCTAATATTTGAAGCAACAGATCAAACTAGCAGTGGGATGCATGCTTGCCAAACATCATACAAACTGCTTAGATTAAGCACCCAACAAAATCCAATAATCACTGCCACTCTAAAGGAAACTCAAAAAGTATCCCAAAGCTCCCATAAGTAAATGAATTGTCCCTTACATATACAGAATTATCTCATTAATCTCTATGCAAAGGCATTCTCTTCCACTTGCCTAGCTTTTCTAGCCAGATTTCATGATGTGCAGCAGTTCTTGGCTCAGTTTATTTTCCAACTAAGGTTACCATACAAGTAATTAACAAAGGTTGAACACAAGCAACTGTAGCTCAACTGGTAATTCCAAGAAACCATTGAGAAGAGAACTCATCGTGTTGGCCTCAAAAGACAAATTCAATTCCatgtaaaaattaacaaactaggaaaacaaggaACCAGAGTAATTATTTTGAACCTAGAGTAGATGCCTCAAAGGGACTGATAGAAAAGAACATAAGAAGTTGAAATCATAAATATCACAGACAAAAACCATGAGCCAAAAAATGGGTGTCCTGTTGCTGAAACATCGACTTTTAGCCAATGAAAAACTTCCTCATATGCAACTACTTTCTTCTCTATAACCACAAAACAACTTCCCCAGATTGCAGCATCATATAGAAGAGCATCAAACACGAGAATGATTATTCCagtaattttttgaaaatgggtACAAAACAGAATAACTGCCCTATAGAGCTACaaacaaattgaaagaaaaaaaaaattgtttataagAATTAAGCAGAAACTCACTAATCTCAAAGCTTCTGAAAAGTTTGTAgctataaataaaaaaattagcagAGAAAAAGTTCAACATCAGGATGCTAGCGATGCCTATAAATGCATTACTCAAAGATGCATATAGATGAGGGAGATAAGCGACAGCAAGAATGTTACCTTGCAAGGAGCTAAATGTCTAGCAGAATGGATTATCGAATATTTAAAGACAAAAGATATCTGGCACGGAGAATGACAGGTGAAAGGGTCACAAACTAACCACAGCAAAACCCAGCACCCTCAACGATTACCATTTGCCAAGGCAAGTGATGAATGATCCTGTCACCGGCAATCAAAATAACTTGTCAAAGCTGtttattttaaagctaaccATAACAATTAGTCTTATATCTGGTAATCATCTGTAACCTGGAAGTATTTTATTGATTAAGCCAAAGTACAGGGAGAACTTGCTTCACGCAAAAAACCAACCAATCTTGCATCACATTCTTGGGCAGCTCTATTGTATTTCCCTTCAAAAATTGAATCAAACATGGGATACACACTAAAAAAGCAGTTTTAATCTATTTCGACACCATAGACAAAGGGAATTAAGTATGCCGAAATATGTGAACTACCATGCAACCACTAATCAAAGCTACATTAGaatagaaagagaaagtaCATTaagaaattatgactattaaatattttgaaatgggTCTCTCGAATGCAAGGATATAACAACCCAAAAGGCCATAACCAGGTAGAACAGCAAACCCCGTAAGTATTGAAATGTTATTATATGATGGAGAAATACTAAATATAGTTAAAAGTACAGATTttggggaaaaaaaagaagtaggCAGAGTAATACTAGAACTACCTTTGATGCTGAGGTGATAATTTGATATAGAAGTTATGGAAAGCTTGTACCTCTGTTGAAGTTGAAGCCCCTGGCCTTGGGAGTGGGATTCTTTATAGGCAGCCAGCAAATGAGAAATGGACAATTTCCGATGGATGTAGTCGACTACCGCTAGGCACTCATCTGTCATATTCCAACATTACCCTCACCAGACTTTCCTACACCAGCAGAAGACCGAACCTAACTAAACTTACATTTCCAAATACCAGTCAACCCAAAGACTAAAAACATGAACTTGTTGTTATGAATGGTAAGAGAAGTACACAAATCCTTTTTcaatcattcattcattcaatCTTTTATGGAATTTGCACATGGGGATGACTCATAATTGATAAtggtacaaaaaaaaaaaggcaaacaGTTCATAATAGAAACTACTACTACTATAAGTTTTGGAAATTCTTCAGCCAAAGGAAGGAGGATCTTCCTGGTGTTTTGTCTTGTACCAGCTTCATTTTATGACAGAGATCTAATAGCTGTGGAGAAGTTGTAACAGCTTTAACAAGAACATGTACTACTAGTATATAAAAATGGTAGTAACTTTAGTAAGTGATCATGCTCAATGGTGGACAAAACGTTCCCAAGAAGTATCTAGTTGTAATAATCACGTGTTCCTTGCTAAATGACTTTGCTGCAATTGGTCTGCCACGAAGCAAGTAtgaccctttttctttttttcataatcaaatCCATTAGGAGAATTTAAACTCTTTTTAGGGTTCTGTAAAGATGATTAGTAATTAGGTACATGTTGTGTCCCTTTCACAAACTGTGGGTGATTATCTTTTGCAATAATCACAAACAAACAAGCTAATTAATGTGacataattttgattaaaatgtCTTGTCTGTCATCCACTTTGTGATAAAGACCAAGCTAGAGCCATTAAGGTCATTGGGATCTAGGCTTAACACTTGGACAGCGTGTCAAAAGTTCCGGGCTCCTCCCACTATGAGAAAAGCCCAAACATTGTGGGCATTCATTAGCATTTTTAATCAGACAATGAACTGTGTGTGGTCAACGGTGGTTACACACCAAGTAAGGACCACCATTAAACGCAGCATGTGGAACAACTTCAcggattttattttatttttttctgtttcttcaattatttttttttgaaaagtagtgaatttttattaataaaataaaagctGAATGTACTATTAAATAATAGGTATTGATATTTAATgaatgtttttctttattaatgaatgtttcttttatctttgaaTTTAACATACTATTAAGTGTTACCTTCGGTAAATTTAAACGTGACCATTCAATTTTTTGAATGAAGAGTGATATGTTTTGTCAAGAGGAAGGAAAATAAGTACATACATTAGAGTTCAATATATATGAGAAATGGCAGAGAAATGTGCCAAAGTTAAAATATGCCAATAAAATCTAGTTCTTAACAtatattttgtgtt
Protein-coding sequences here:
- the LOC18613885 gene encoding metal tolerance protein 1 produces the protein MDLQNPQHRQFVEISVDAADEERSVGGSKICGETTCGFSDAGTNSKDAEERSASMRKLFIAVALCIIFMSVEVVGGIKANSLAILTDAAHLLSDVAAFAISLFSLWAAGWEATPRQSYGFFRIEILGALVSIQMIWLLAGILVYEAIVRLINNTGEVNGFLMFLVATFGLVVNIIMALLLGHDHGHSHGDHGHGIGHSHGVSITTHHHHEGHSTGEHHHHHHEEHSKTEHHLQSDDAEHTTNEHHHAHEDQSEPLLNKPKGRNINVQGAYLHVLGDSIQSIGVMIGGAIIWYKPKWKIVDLICTLVFSVVVLGTTIKMLRSILEVLMESTPREIDATKLERGLLEMGNVVAIHELHIWAITVGKVLLACHVKIRPEADADMVLDNVIEYIRREYNISHVTIQVER